Proteins encoded by one window of Burkholderia plantarii:
- a CDS encoding TetR/AcrR family transcriptional regulator, protein MKKSKAETAATRRRIVEIASHAIRAKGIDGTGVAEVMAAAGLTHGAFYRHFESKEALVTEAAALSMDVFVEAAQTAAEAGQLQKHMERYLLPEYRDGVLGGCPVIQLGSDLARADTQTRHGVAQGLERLIELGTRENGGSPTAREDAIFALFALQGAVALSRLVEDRKLAREILAIARRRVLPEPAAGKGRGGATRGQGGKDGQAARPAAARKTAAKAAGKRAEAVAVEPAARPAAKPASRVRRPTPSS, encoded by the coding sequence ATGAAGAAATCGAAAGCGGAAACGGCGGCCACCCGCCGGCGGATCGTCGAGATCGCGTCCCACGCGATCCGGGCCAAGGGCATCGACGGCACCGGCGTGGCCGAGGTCATGGCCGCGGCCGGCCTCACGCACGGCGCGTTCTATCGCCATTTCGAATCGAAGGAAGCACTGGTGACCGAGGCGGCCGCGCTGAGCATGGACGTGTTCGTCGAGGCAGCGCAGACCGCCGCCGAGGCCGGGCAGTTGCAGAAGCACATGGAGCGCTACCTGCTGCCCGAGTATCGCGACGGCGTGCTGGGCGGGTGCCCGGTGATCCAGCTCGGCAGCGACCTGGCGCGTGCCGACACGCAGACGCGGCACGGTGTGGCGCAGGGGCTGGAGCGCCTGATCGAACTCGGCACGCGGGAGAACGGCGGCAGTCCCACCGCGCGCGAGGACGCGATCTTCGCACTCTTCGCGCTGCAGGGCGCGGTGGCGCTGTCGCGGCTCGTCGAGGACCGCAAGCTCGCCAGGGAGATTCTCGCGATCGCCCGGCGACGGGTGCTGCCGGAGCCGGCGGCAGGCAAGGGCCGAGGCGGCGCCACGCGCGGACAGGGCGGCAAGGACGGGCAAGCCGCGCGGCCGGCGGCGGCGCGGAAAACGGCCGCGAAAGCCGCGGGCAAGCGGGCCGAGGCGGTGGCCGTCGAGCCGGCCGCCCGGCCGGCCGCGAAGCCGGCCAGCCGGGTACGACGACCCACGCCTTCCAGCTGA
- the feoB gene encoding ferrous iron transporter B yields the protein MSTLPLRVALVGSPNCGKTALFNQLTGARQKVANYAGVTVERKAGQFLTRSGRTIHLLDLPGAYSLESASLDERVTRDLLLGRQAGEAVPDLIVCVIDATNLRLHLRFLLEIRRLGPPVLVALNMMDEAARRGIAIDVAMLERELGLPIVETVAIKRRGADALVAAIDAHETRDGARAGAPAAIAAAAGEPPADIHAQVRALLAAAVTMPRATDERDDRLDRWTLHPVLGLLILAIVMFITFQAVYSIGKPLTDAIGDGFGWLGTIVGAWLPDGPLRSLLTDGILTGLGTVLGFLPEILVLFLFILVLEESGYLPRAAFLLDRMMLSVGLTGRSFIPLLSSFACAIPGILGTRSITDPRDRLATILVAPLMTCSARLPVYALLIGAFIPAHRVAYLFNLQGLVLFLLYAGGIGGAMLVGFIMKKIRGDREEHALLMELPSYRVPRARDIGIGLWERGSIFLKRLTGVILALTVLMWFISTFPSPPDGATGPAIDYTFAGYIGRSLETLFAPLGFNWQISLSLIPAFAARETAVAALATVYAVSGGEGDIAGLGHALTANFSLASALSLLVWFAFAPQCMSTLAVIRRETRSWKNVAISFCYMFAMAYAASLVTYQIARAFL from the coding sequence ATGAGCACGCTCCCGCTGCGCGTCGCCCTCGTCGGCAGCCCCAATTGCGGCAAGACCGCCCTCTTCAACCAGCTCACCGGCGCCCGCCAGAAGGTCGCGAACTACGCGGGCGTGACCGTCGAGCGCAAGGCCGGGCAGTTCCTCACGCGCTCGGGCCGCACCATCCACCTGCTCGACCTGCCCGGCGCCTACAGCCTCGAATCGGCGAGCCTCGACGAGCGCGTCACGCGCGACCTGCTGCTCGGGCGCCAGGCCGGCGAGGCCGTGCCCGACCTGATCGTCTGCGTGATCGACGCCACCAACCTGCGCCTGCACCTGCGCTTCCTGCTGGAGATCCGGCGGCTCGGGCCGCCGGTGCTGGTCGCGCTGAACATGATGGACGAGGCCGCGCGGCGCGGCATCGCGATCGACGTCGCCATGCTCGAACGCGAACTCGGCCTGCCGATCGTCGAGACGGTGGCGATCAAGCGGCGCGGCGCCGATGCGCTGGTCGCCGCGATCGACGCTCACGAAACCCGTGACGGCGCACGCGCCGGCGCGCCCGCCGCGATCGCGGCCGCCGCCGGCGAGCCGCCGGCCGACATCCATGCCCAGGTGCGCGCGCTGCTGGCCGCGGCCGTGACGATGCCGCGCGCCACCGACGAGCGCGACGACCGGCTCGACCGCTGGACGCTGCATCCCGTGCTAGGCCTGCTGATCCTCGCGATCGTGATGTTCATCACGTTCCAGGCCGTCTACTCGATCGGCAAGCCGCTCACCGACGCGATCGGCGACGGCTTCGGCTGGCTCGGCACGATCGTCGGCGCGTGGCTGCCGGACGGGCCGCTGCGCAGCCTGCTGACCGACGGGATACTGACCGGCCTCGGCACGGTGCTCGGCTTCCTGCCGGAAATCCTCGTGCTGTTCCTGTTCATCCTGGTGCTCGAAGAATCGGGCTACCTGCCGCGCGCGGCGTTCCTGCTCGACCGGATGATGCTGTCGGTGGGCCTGACGGGCCGCTCGTTCATCCCGCTGCTGTCGAGCTTCGCCTGCGCGATTCCCGGCATCCTCGGCACGCGCAGCATCACCGACCCGCGCGACCGGCTCGCCACGATCCTGGTCGCCCCGCTGATGACCTGCTCGGCGCGGCTGCCCGTGTACGCGCTGCTGATCGGCGCGTTCATCCCGGCGCATCGCGTGGCCTACCTGTTCAACCTGCAGGGCCTGGTGCTGTTCCTGCTCTACGCGGGCGGCATCGGCGGCGCGATGCTGGTGGGCTTCATCATGAAGAAGATCCGCGGCGATCGCGAGGAACACGCACTGCTGATGGAGCTGCCGTCCTACCGCGTGCCGCGCGCGCGCGACATCGGCATCGGCCTCTGGGAACGCGGCTCGATCTTCCTCAAGCGGCTGACCGGCGTGATCCTCGCGCTGACGGTGCTGATGTGGTTCATCTCGACGTTCCCGTCGCCGCCCGACGGCGCGACCGGCCCGGCCATCGACTACACGTTCGCCGGCTACATCGGCCGCAGCCTCGAGACCCTCTTCGCCCCGCTCGGCTTCAACTGGCAGATCAGCCTGTCGCTGATCCCGGCCTTCGCGGCCCGCGAGACCGCCGTGGCCGCGCTCGCCACCGTCTACGCGGTGAGCGGCGGCGAGGGCGACATCGCCGGCCTCGGCCACGCGCTAACCGCGAACTTCTCGCTGGCCAGCGCGCTGTCGCTGCTGGTCTGGTTCGCGTTCGCGCCGCAATGCATGTCGACGCTGGCGGTGATCCGGCGCGAGACGCGCTCGTGGAAGAACGTCGCGATCTCGTTTTGCTACATGTTCGCGATGGCCTACGCGGCGTCGCTCGTCACCTATCAGATCGCGAGGGCATTCCTGTGA
- a CDS encoding SiaB family protein kinase — translation MFQLLDQDSAFFDLAQRRNVLFYHKGFFSHNIVAAMSEVVKLQLEVAGVTGPTRRKLFSSFVELSQNIVHYSANALQAGEGGRGDVREGAVCISQNGEHYVMWCVNPMATSQVENLRAKLEPLRNMSVEEIKQAYKITLRAETPEDSKGAGLGFLTMARDASAPLEFAFHPRAGESGITLFCLMAII, via the coding sequence ATGTTTCAACTACTCGATCAAGACAGCGCGTTTTTCGATCTGGCGCAGCGGCGCAACGTGCTCTTCTATCACAAGGGTTTTTTCTCCCACAACATCGTGGCGGCCATGAGCGAGGTGGTGAAGCTGCAGCTGGAAGTGGCCGGCGTGACCGGTCCGACCCGCCGCAAGCTGTTCTCCTCGTTCGTCGAACTGTCCCAGAACATCGTCCATTACTCGGCGAACGCGCTGCAGGCGGGCGAAGGCGGCCGCGGCGACGTGCGCGAGGGCGCGGTCTGCATCTCGCAGAATGGCGAGCATTACGTGATGTGGTGCGTGAACCCGATGGCGACCAGCCAGGTGGAAAACCTGCGCGCCAAGCTCGAGCCGCTGCGCAACATGTCCGTCGAGGAGATCAAGCAAGCGTATAAGATAACGCTGCGCGCCGAGACCCCGGAGGACAGCAAGGGCGCCGGCCTCGGCTTTCTGACGATGGCGCGCGATGCGAGCGCGCCGCTCGAGTTCGCCTTTCACCCGCGTGCCGGCGAATCCGGAATCACGCTGTTCTGCCTCATGGCCATCATCTGA
- a CDS encoding DUF1987 domain-containing protein, translated as MDNLFIAATTTSPEIDFRFDQHRLSIKGESYPENAAAFYAPIIDTMRKYLAESTGAAITIDVALTYFNSSSTKMLFSIFDALDQAAQSGSRVSLNWYRDEEDETIAEFGEELKADFDAIEFNDRPVTH; from the coding sequence ATGGATAATCTTTTTATTGCAGCCACGACGACATCGCCCGAGATCGACTTCCGTTTCGATCAGCACCGGCTGTCGATCAAGGGCGAGTCGTACCCGGAGAACGCCGCCGCGTTCTACGCGCCGATCATCGACACGATGCGCAAGTACCTCGCCGAGAGCACCGGCGCCGCGATCACGATCGACGTCGCGCTGACCTACTTCAACAGCTCCAGCACCAAGATGCTGTTCAGCATCTTCGACGCGCTCGACCAGGCCGCCCAATCGGGCAGCCGCGTGTCGCTGAACTGGTATCGCGACGAGGAAGACGAGACGATCGCCGAGTTCGGCGAGGAACTGAAGGCCGATTTCGACGCGATCGAATTCAACGACCGTCCCGTCACGCACTAA
- a CDS encoding SpoIIE family protein phosphatase has product MEIFSTHREMGSLAVLEDGRPIGLINRNIFMSQMSKPFHRELYDKKSCIAFMDKEPLVVDADVGIEALAFRTVETGEKALVDGFIVTRDGRFSGLGSGLQLVNAVAEMQAEKNRQIMQSIEYASVIQRAMLRASSETLSTRLHDAAMIWEPRDVVGGDFYHFSALPHGWFGAVADCTGHGVPGAFMTMLASASLSKELEQLGPRDPAALLAAVNRNVKSLLGQANSSAERAQSNDGLDAAVIWFDAAQSVLHFAGARIALNLLPPDSPEFRTIAPDKMGVGYVDSREDYTWNLHSLPVAAGSLLFICTDGLTDQIGGPRSISFGRRRALDVIRQHRTESPSAICEHIRQTLGQWQGGQPRRDDVTFFCARI; this is encoded by the coding sequence ATGGAAATCTTCTCGACGCATCGCGAGATGGGGAGCCTGGCCGTGCTCGAGGACGGCCGCCCGATCGGGCTGATCAATCGCAACATCTTCATGTCGCAGATGAGCAAGCCGTTCCATCGCGAGCTGTACGACAAGAAGAGCTGCATCGCGTTCATGGACAAGGAACCGCTGGTGGTGGACGCCGACGTCGGCATCGAGGCACTGGCGTTCCGCACCGTCGAGACCGGCGAGAAGGCCCTGGTGGACGGCTTCATCGTGACGCGCGACGGCCGCTTCTCGGGCCTCGGCAGCGGCCTGCAACTGGTGAACGCGGTGGCGGAAATGCAGGCGGAGAAGAACCGCCAGATCATGCAGAGCATCGAGTACGCGAGCGTGATCCAGCGCGCCATGCTGCGCGCCTCCAGCGAGACGCTCTCGACCCGGCTGCACGACGCGGCGATGATCTGGGAGCCGCGCGACGTGGTGGGCGGCGACTTCTATCACTTCTCGGCGCTGCCGCACGGCTGGTTCGGCGCGGTGGCCGACTGCACCGGCCATGGCGTGCCGGGCGCGTTCATGACGATGCTGGCCTCGGCATCGCTGTCCAAGGAGCTCGAACAGCTCGGGCCGCGCGATCCGGCCGCGCTGCTCGCGGCGGTCAACCGCAACGTCAAGAGCCTGCTCGGGCAGGCCAACAGCTCGGCCGAGCGCGCGCAGTCGAACGACGGCCTCGACGCCGCGGTGATCTGGTTCGACGCCGCGCAGAGCGTGCTGCACTTCGCAGGCGCGCGGATCGCGCTGAACCTCCTGCCGCCCGACAGCCCGGAGTTCCGGACGATCGCGCCGGACAAGATGGGCGTGGGCTACGTGGACAGCCGCGAGGACTACACCTGGAACCTGCACTCGCTGCCGGTGGCGGCGGGCAGCCTGCTGTTCATCTGCACCGACGGCCTGACCGACCAGATCGGCGGGCCGCGCAGCATCTCGTTCGGCCGGCGGCGCGCGCTCGACGTGATCCGCCAGCACCGCACGGAATCCCCCTCGGCGATCTGCGAACATATCCGCCAGACGCTGGGACAATGGCAAGGCGGACAGCCGCGCCGCGACGACGTCACGTTTTTTTGTGCCCGTATCTAA
- a CDS encoding class I SAM-dependent methyltransferase, giving the protein MNERQTGEVDEIPYTFGYCDELDPQRLALPLLRAGFAAPAVQAACELGFGYGVSVNIHAAGSGTSWHGTDFNAAHAGFAQALAREAGSRAALSGERFAEFCRREDLPDFDFIGMHGIWSWVSDENRALIAGFLHRKLKPGGVLYLSYNAQPGWAAMLPVRELMMGHFQAGAAASGAHGGSSEARTRQAVKAAVGFAREVFAARPGYAVANPALTERVEALAREDTQYLAHEYFNRDWQALSFRQVAASLAGAGLVYAGSADYRDHFDELNLDAAQRALLAGIADPVQRETVRDVCMNRSLRRDYWIKAPRRLDAAGRDAALRLQRVVLALPRAAVALKVRGALGEAVLPEALYGPILDALADHRPATLGELEQRVRERGVTLAQLAGAVMLLVGTGALLNARDEAPSDAARPGAGRLNAAICEQALDRDAVQFLASPVSGSGIRVPRVAQLFLLARRRAMAGPREWGEFAAATMAAGEPVEEGVLAERIAQAERFARVHLPVLLALGIG; this is encoded by the coding sequence ATGAACGAGCGGCAAACCGGCGAGGTGGACGAGATCCCCTACACGTTCGGCTATTGCGACGAACTCGATCCGCAGCGGCTCGCGCTGCCGCTGCTGCGGGCGGGCTTCGCGGCGCCGGCCGTGCAGGCCGCCTGCGAGCTCGGCTTCGGGTACGGCGTGAGCGTGAACATCCACGCGGCCGGCTCCGGCACGAGCTGGCACGGCACCGATTTCAACGCGGCCCACGCCGGTTTCGCGCAGGCGCTCGCGCGCGAGGCCGGATCGCGCGCCGCGCTGTCCGGCGAACGGTTCGCCGAGTTCTGCCGGCGCGAGGATCTGCCCGATTTCGATTTCATCGGCATGCACGGCATCTGGAGCTGGGTGTCCGACGAGAACCGCGCGCTGATCGCCGGGTTCCTGCACCGCAAGCTCAAGCCCGGCGGCGTGCTCTACCTGAGCTACAACGCGCAGCCCGGCTGGGCCGCGATGCTGCCCGTGCGCGAGCTGATGATGGGGCACTTCCAGGCCGGCGCGGCGGCGTCGGGCGCGCACGGCGGGAGCAGCGAGGCGCGCACGCGGCAGGCCGTGAAGGCGGCGGTCGGGTTCGCGCGCGAGGTCTTCGCGGCGCGGCCCGGCTACGCGGTGGCCAACCCGGCGCTGACCGAACGCGTCGAGGCGCTGGCCCGCGAGGACACGCAATACCTCGCGCACGAATATTTCAATCGCGACTGGCAGGCCCTGTCGTTCCGGCAGGTGGCGGCGTCGCTGGCCGGGGCGGGCCTCGTCTACGCCGGCTCGGCCGACTATCGCGACCATTTCGACGAGCTCAACCTCGACGCGGCGCAGCGCGCGCTGCTGGCGGGCATCGCCGACCCGGTGCAGCGCGAGACCGTGCGCGACGTCTGCATGAACCGTTCGCTGCGCCGCGATTACTGGATCAAGGCGCCGCGCCGGCTCGATGCCGCCGGACGCGACGCCGCGTTGCGCCTGCAGCGGGTGGTGCTGGCGCTGCCGCGCGCGGCCGTGGCGCTGAAGGTGCGCGGCGCGCTCGGCGAGGCGGTGCTGCCCGAGGCGCTGTACGGGCCGATCCTCGATGCGCTGGCGGACCATCGGCCCGCCACGCTCGGCGAGCTCGAGCAGCGCGTTCGCGAGCGAGGCGTCACGCTGGCGCAACTGGCCGGGGCCGTGATGCTGCTGGTCGGCACCGGCGCGCTGCTCAACGCGCGGGACGAGGCGCCAAGCGACGCGGCGCGGCCGGGCGCGGGCCGCCTGAACGCGGCGATCTGCGAGCAGGCACTCGATCGCGACGCGGTGCAGTTCCTGGCGAGCCCGGTGTCGGGTTCGGGGATCCGCGTGCCGCGCGTGGCGCAACTGTTCCTGTTGGCGCGGCGGCGCGCAATGGCGGGGCCGCGCGAGTGGGGCGAGTTCGCGGCGGCCACGATGGCGGCAGGGGAGCCGGTCGAGGAGGGGGTGCTGGCCGAGCGCATCGCGCAGGCGGAACGATTCGCGCGGGTTCATTTGCCGGTGTTGCTGGCGTTGGGGATCGGGTGA
- a CDS encoding FeoA family protein — protein MLLSHLAKNVPAVVVDVANVSQPDPIAQRLRDLGFVAGEMVRVVAHGPWRADPVLIQIGSTRFALRRTEAARVTVTEAQSQ, from the coding sequence ATGCTCCTCTCCCATTTGGCCAAGAACGTGCCCGCGGTCGTCGTCGATGTCGCGAATGTCTCCCAGCCCGATCCGATTGCCCAACGCCTGCGCGATCTGGGCTTCGTTGCCGGCGAAATGGTCCGGGTCGTCGCGCACGGCCCCTGGCGGGCCGATCCGGTGCTGATCCAGATCGGCTCCACGCGGTTCGCGCTGCGCCGCACCGAAGCGGCGCGCGTCACGGTCACGGAGGCCCAATCGCAATGA
- a CDS encoding GGDEF domain-containing protein: MTSTSSPNVHPGAAPDLFETESAALERARAIHCATDADAAAYRQSLGELIEHFERLMRETRRLIGRSDRAEREMQALANQLAHRASHDALTGVLNRSAVIERTAKTLRTSNAAMVVLDIDEFKRINDDFGHPTGDAVILGVVDCLRGIVGERGFIGRVGGEEFTVILPACDADEAALLAERMRRAMSDSLVVPPVDRPITASFGVSINAAGTSFDTAYGMADEALYRAKRGGRNRVEFTDQ, translated from the coding sequence GTGACTTCGACGTCCTCCCCCAACGTGCATCCGGGTGCCGCGCCGGATCTCTTCGAGACCGAGAGCGCGGCGCTGGAACGGGCGCGCGCCATCCATTGCGCCACGGATGCCGACGCCGCGGCGTACCGCCAGTCGTTGGGGGAGCTCATCGAGCACTTCGAGCGCCTGATGCGCGAGACGCGGCGGCTGATCGGCCGCAGCGACCGGGCCGAGCGCGAGATGCAGGCGCTCGCCAACCAGCTGGCGCACCGCGCCTCGCACGACGCGCTGACCGGCGTGCTGAACCGCAGCGCCGTGATCGAGCGCACCGCCAAGACGCTGCGCACCAGCAACGCGGCGATGGTGGTGCTCGACATCGACGAGTTCAAGCGCATCAACGACGATTTCGGCCATCCCACCGGCGACGCGGTGATCCTCGGCGTGGTCGACTGCCTGCGCGGCATCGTCGGCGAGCGCGGCTTCATCGGGCGCGTCGGCGGCGAGGAATTCACGGTGATCCTGCCCGCCTGCGACGCCGACGAGGCCGCCCTGCTTGCCGAGCGGATGCGGCGCGCGATGAGCGACTCGCTGGTGGTACCGCCCGTCGACCGCCCGATCACCGCCAGTTTCGGCGTCAGCATCAACGCGGCCGGCACCAGCTTCGACACCGCCTACGGCATGGCGGACGAGGCGCTCTACCGCGCCAAGCGCGGCGGCCGCAACCGCGTGGAATTCACCGACCAGTAA
- a CDS encoding DUF6587 family protein, with amino-acid sequence MSSGLGWQYAVIGVVVVASCIVMVRKLAPAWASRRQTALAARLGGRRNPVLRWLGRRLAQAAAGGCDSGCSTCGGCGTPDGPPPEESPLTFKPRAARDHADAAGASHTDSHTDSHTDSHTDSYTDTRCH; translated from the coding sequence GTGAGCAGCGGACTCGGATGGCAGTACGCGGTGATCGGCGTGGTGGTCGTCGCGAGTTGCATCGTGATGGTGCGCAAACTCGCGCCGGCATGGGCTTCGCGCCGCCAGACGGCGCTGGCCGCGCGCCTCGGCGGCCGGCGCAACCCGGTGCTGCGCTGGCTCGGGCGGCGCCTCGCGCAGGCCGCCGCCGGCGGCTGCGACTCGGGCTGCTCGACCTGCGGCGGCTGCGGCACCCCGGACGGGCCGCCGCCCGAGGAAAGCCCGCTCACGTTCAAGCCGCGCGCCGCGCGCGATCACGCCGACGCGGCCGGCGCCTCGCACACCGACTCGCACACCGACTCGCACACCGACTCGCACACCGACTCGTACACCGATACCCGCTGCCACTGA